Proteins co-encoded in one Candidatus Dormiibacterota bacterium genomic window:
- the purH gene encoding bifunctional phosphoribosylaminoimidazolecarboxamide formyltransferase/IMP cyclohydrolase, protein MPDTTKPAALFSLSDKTGAPELARALHERGTIIYATGGTKALLEQHGIPAHDVGDMTGFPALFDGRVKTLHPKVFGAILYDRDNAEHRAQAEKYAIAPITTVVVNLYPFEATVAREGTTLGEAIEQIDIGGVSLLRASAKNFAHVCVLTHSSQYAEFLTALDAGEVPLALRRKYAVAAFERTAEYDVAISHYLGSEGTLLPGDLPGALTLTLPLSQRLRYGTNPQNRAAFYLDRPSRLPEQLHGKALSYNNLLDLDATLRLLSRAALGAEFDSERERFVRAAVVKHTVPCGVAQRSSVAKAVHDALEADPVSAFGGIVATDAPIDAAAAQSLSKFFLEIVAAPEFSAEALEILRKKKNLRVMRFAPGLPDELARELRVRSALGGILAEDDNPEAPTETWRVVSKRQPTPQEWHDLAFAWDVVRHVKSNGIVIVNGGTTRGICAGQTNRVSAVKIAGHRAGEGARGAACASDGFFPFADGLEAAAEAGCSAIIAPGGSVRDEEVIAAADRLGVALVFSSYRYFLH, encoded by the coding sequence TTGCCTGACACGACAAAACCCGCGGCGCTGTTCTCGCTCTCCGATAAGACCGGTGCGCCCGAACTCGCCCGCGCGCTGCACGAACGCGGCACCATCATCTATGCGACCGGCGGCACCAAGGCGTTGCTCGAACAACACGGCATTCCCGCGCACGACGTGGGCGATATGACCGGTTTCCCCGCGCTTTTCGACGGTCGCGTAAAAACGCTGCACCCCAAGGTGTTCGGCGCGATCCTGTACGATCGCGATAATGCCGAGCACCGCGCGCAAGCCGAAAAATACGCGATCGCGCCGATCACTACGGTCGTCGTCAATCTCTACCCGTTCGAAGCGACGGTCGCGCGCGAGGGCACGACGCTCGGCGAGGCGATCGAGCAGATCGATATCGGGGGCGTTTCGCTGCTGCGCGCATCGGCGAAAAACTTCGCGCACGTGTGCGTGCTCACGCATTCGTCCCAATACGCCGAGTTTCTAACGGCCCTGGACGCAGGTGAAGTGCCGCTCGCACTGCGGCGTAAGTACGCCGTGGCGGCATTCGAACGCACCGCCGAATACGACGTCGCGATCTCGCATTATCTCGGGAGCGAAGGGACGCTGCTGCCGGGCGACCTCCCCGGAGCCCTGACGCTTACGCTACCGCTCTCGCAGCGGTTGCGGTACGGAACGAACCCGCAAAATCGCGCGGCGTTCTATCTCGATCGCCCGTCGCGCCTGCCCGAGCAATTGCACGGCAAGGCGCTCTCCTATAACAACTTGCTCGATCTCGACGCGACGCTGCGCCTGCTCTCCCGCGCAGCGCTGGGAGCGGAGTTCGATAGCGAACGCGAGCGCTTCGTGCGCGCCGCGGTGGTGAAACATACGGTACCGTGCGGTGTCGCGCAGCGTTCCAGCGTGGCGAAGGCCGTGCACGATGCCCTCGAGGCGGACCCGGTCTCGGCGTTCGGCGGCATCGTCGCGACCGACGCGCCGATCGACGCCGCAGCCGCGCAATCGCTTTCAAAATTCTTCCTGGAGATCGTGGCAGCGCCCGAATTTAGCGCCGAAGCGCTTGAGATACTACGCAAGAAGAAAAACCTGCGCGTGATGCGTTTCGCGCCGGGCTTACCCGACGAATTAGCTCGGGAGCTTCGCGTGCGTAGCGCGCTCGGCGGTATCTTGGCGGAAGACGACAATCCGGAAGCGCCGACCGAAACGTGGCGCGTGGTCTCCAAGCGTCAGCCGACGCCGCAGGAGTGGCACGATCTCGCCTTCGCGTGGGACGTCGTGCGCCATGTCAAATCGAACGGCATCGTTATCGTCAACGGCGGCACGACGCGCGGCATCTGCGCCGGCCAAACCAATCGCGTCAGCGCGGTAAAAATCGCGGGCCATCGCGCGGGCGAGGGTGCGCGCGGCGCCGCCTGCGCGAGTGACGGATTCTTCCCGTTCGCCGACGGCCTCGAAGCCGCGGCCGAGGCGGGGTGCTCGGCGATTATTGCGCCCGGCGGATCCGTGCGCGACGAAGAGGTTATCGCCGCCGCCGACCGCCTCGGCGTAGCGCTCGTCTTTTCATCCTACCGGTACTTCTTGCACTAA
- a CDS encoding nitronate monooxygenase codes for MPIATEICRLLEIEVPILNGAMTPQAGGALARAVGDAGGFGMLGFAEGESTASIREQVGIVAAGGNGRFGVGLVEWMVRRRPELFELAIEAQPRLVCISFGDPQPYVDRLHSRGILVAAQVQSRALAQRAIDAGVDVLVAQGTEAGGHTGAVGTLPLLQIVLDMTDRPVLAAGGIVSGRGLAAVIAAGAAGAWIGTPFLMATESRTNPAAQALIAASDETQTLRTSVYDRLQHTGWTPEFSGRALRNPFVERWDQHEDALLSDAAAVQDFERAKQAGDFSVAHVYAGQSVGQLEGVRPAGEIVRTIEREAIERLRRIPPMLG; via the coding sequence ATGCCCATTGCCACCGAGATTTGCCGGCTGCTCGAGATTGAGGTTCCGATCTTGAACGGCGCGATGACGCCGCAGGCCGGCGGCGCCCTCGCGCGAGCGGTGGGCGATGCGGGCGGGTTCGGGATGCTCGGCTTTGCGGAGGGCGAGAGCACCGCGAGCATTCGGGAGCAGGTGGGTATCGTCGCGGCCGGCGGCAACGGCCGATTCGGCGTCGGCTTGGTGGAATGGATGGTGCGGCGCCGCCCCGAGTTGTTCGAGCTCGCGATCGAAGCGCAGCCGCGTTTGGTCTGTATCTCGTTCGGCGATCCGCAGCCGTATGTTGACCGATTGCATTCGCGCGGCATTCTGGTTGCGGCGCAGGTACAGAGCCGTGCGCTCGCGCAGCGCGCGATCGATGCCGGCGTCGACGTGCTCGTCGCTCAAGGGACCGAAGCCGGAGGGCACACCGGTGCGGTCGGTACGCTGCCGCTGCTGCAGATCGTTCTCGACATGACCGATCGGCCGGTGCTCGCTGCGGGCGGGATCGTCAGCGGTCGCGGCCTTGCGGCGGTCATCGCGGCCGGGGCGGCGGGAGCCTGGATCGGCACCCCGTTTTTGATGGCGACCGAGAGCCGTACCAACCCGGCGGCTCAGGCGTTGATCGCAGCAAGCGACGAAACGCAGACGCTGCGAACCTCCGTGTACGACCGCTTGCAGCACACCGGCTGGACGCCCGAATTCTCGGGGCGCGCGTTGCGCAATCCGTTCGTCGAGCGATGGGATCAACATGAAGACGCGCTGCTGAGCGATGCGGCCGCGGTGCAAGATTTCGAGCGCGCCAAACAAGCGGGCGATTTCTCCGTCGCGCACGTCTACGCCGGCCAATCCGTCGGCCAGCTGGAAGGCGTTCGCCCTGCCGGAGAGATCGTTCGCACGATCGAGCGAGAAGCGATCGAACGCCTACGGCGGATTCCGCCGATGCTTGGGTAA